The genomic interval GGATTCATTGCCCGCAACAGCCGGGGCGAGACCGTCCTGCTCGGCCGCGGCGGCTCGGACACGTCGGCCGCCTACCTGGCCGCCAAACTGCAGGCCGAACGGCTGGAGATCTGGACCGACGTGCCGGGCATGTTCACGGCCAACCCGCGCCAGATTCCCTCGGCCCGCCTGCTCCGCCATCTCGACTACGACGAGGCGCAGGAGCTGGCCACCACGGGCGCCAAGGTGCTGCATCCCCGGTGTCTGGAGCCCGTGCGCGCCTACGGAATCCCCCTGCACGTCAAATGCACGGACCATCCCGAGCTGGAAGGAACGATCGTATCGGCCGATGCACCGGACGTCGGCCCGCGCGTGAAGGCCATCTCCTGCAAGACCGGCATCACGCTCGTGTCGATGGACACCGTCGGGATGTGGCAGCAGGTGGGCTTCCTGGCCGACGTGTTCGGGGTCTTCAAACGGCACGGACTCTCGATCGACCTGATCGCCACCAGCGAGACGAACGTCACGGTCTCGCTCGATCCGCAGGCCAACGCGCTGCAGCCGGCCCAGCTCGAGGCGCTGGTCGAAGACCTCAGCGCGTACTGCCAGGCCCGCGTGATTGCCCCCTGCGCTGTGGTGAGCCTGGTCGGGCGCCACATCCGCGCCCTGCTCGACGAGCTGACGCCCGCCTTCGAGGTCTTTGCCGAACACCACGTGTACCTGATCTCGCAGGCGGCCAGCGACCTGAACTTCAGCTTCGTGGTCGATGAAGACCAGGCCGACCGCCTCGTGCGGCGGCTGCATGCGGAGCTGTTCGGGCGCGTCGAGGCCGATACGCTCTTTGGTCCCACCTGGCGCGAGCTGTTTGCGCCCCGGGCCGAAGCAGAGGTGGCGCGTCCGTGGTGGCACCACCGCCGGCCCGAACTGCTGGCGCTGGCCGAGGCGCAGGCGCCCTGCTACGTGTACGACGAAGGCACGCTGCGCGGTCAGCTCGAAGCGCTGCGCCGCCTGTCTTCGGTCGATCGCATCTTCTACGCGCTCAAGGCAAACGACCATCCGGACGTGCTTCGCGTCTTCTACGAGGCCGGCCTCGGTTTCGAGTGCGTCTCGGCGGGTGAGCTGGAGCACGTGCGCGCGCTCTTTCCCGATCTTGCGCCCGAGCGCCTGCTCTTTACGCCCAACTTCGCCCCGGCCGACGAGTACCGCCGGGGCTTCGAGCTGGGCGCCTTTGTGACGCTCGACAACCTGCATCCGCTGGAAACCTGGCCCGAGCTGTTCCGGGACCGCGCCGTGCTGGTGCGGTTCGATCCGGGCCGGGGCGACGGGCATCACCGCTACGTGCGCACGGCCGGCGCTCAGTCCAAGTTCGGCATTGCGCCCGCGCAGGCCAAACGCCTGCGGGAGCTGGCCGACCGGCTGGGTCTGCGCATCATCGGGCTGCATGCGCACGTGGGGAGCGGCATCCTGCTGCCGGAGACCTGGGCCGAGACGGCGCTCTTCCTGGCCGAACTGGCCGAAACGTACTTCCCCGACGTGCGCTACCTGGACGTGGGCGGTGGCCTGGGCGTCCCTGAACGCACGGGCGCGCCGGGCCTGGACCTGGAGGCCGTCGAAGCCCACCTGCGCCGCTTCAAAGCTGCCCATCCCCGGTTCGAACTCTGGCTGGAGCCGGGTCGCTTCCTGGTGGCCGAAGCCGGCGTGCTGCTGGCCCGCGTCACACAGGTCAAGGAAAAAGGCAGCATGCGCTACGTGGGCGTTGAAACCGGGATGAATTCTCTGATTCGTCCGGCGCTTTACGGGGCCTACCACGAAATTGTCAACCTGACGCGGCTCGACGCACCGGCCACGCAGACGGTCGATGTGGTCGGCCCGATCTGTGAAACGGGCGACGTGCTGGGGCATGGCCGTCGTCTGCCCGACACGCGCGAAGGCGACGTGCTGCTGATCGCGCAGGCAGGTGCTTACGGCGCCGTCATGAGTTCGCACTACAACCGGCGGCCGCCGGCCCGCGAAGTCTTTCTGCCAGCCGGTGCGTCCGTTGGCGTCTCCCCCACCACCGAAAACGCAGCCTCCGTATGAAGCTGGCGCTGGTCGGAACCGGCAACATGGGCCAGGCCATCGAACGCCTGGCCCTGCAGCAGGGCGATGAGATCGTCGCCCGCTTCAACGAGGAGCATCCGCTCCCGGTCAATGGCGACGTGTCGGTCCTGAACGGGGCCGACGTGGTGATGGACTTCACGCTGCCGCACGTCGTGCGGGCGCACATCGACGCCTACTGCCGCTGGCGCGTCCCGGCCGTCATCGGCACCACGGGCTGGTACGATCAGCTCGACGAGGTGCGGCAGCAGGTCGAAGCCAGCGGCGCCACGCTGCTCTATGCCCCGAATTTCTCACTGGGCGTGGCGCTCCTCAAACACGTGCTGCAACAACTGCTGCCGCTGCTGGAGCGCCTGCCCGACTACGACGTGTATATTCATGAAGTCC from Rhodothermus marinus carries:
- a CDS encoding bifunctional aspartate kinase/diaminopimelate decarboxylase — translated: MASPRWVVLKFGGTSVSTLPRWETIARIVRDRLAEGLRPVVVCSALSGISNALDRLLAEAMAGRGEAALEGIRKPHLELGRAMGLDAEALLRPYFEELERVTLGAALLREVTPRLQARVMAMGELMATTLGAAYLNRIGLATQWWDARELLEAVDEAHGNEARRYLSVTCDYRPDPALQERLAAAPAEVILTQGFIARNSRGETVLLGRGGSDTSAAYLAAKLQAERLEIWTDVPGMFTANPRQIPSARLLRHLDYDEAQELATTGAKVLHPRCLEPVRAYGIPLHVKCTDHPELEGTIVSADAPDVGPRVKAISCKTGITLVSMDTVGMWQQVGFLADVFGVFKRHGLSIDLIATSETNVTVSLDPQANALQPAQLEALVEDLSAYCQARVIAPCAVVSLVGRHIRALLDELTPAFEVFAEHHVYLISQAASDLNFSFVVDEDQADRLVRRLHAELFGRVEADTLFGPTWRELFAPRAEAEVARPWWHHRRPELLALAEAQAPCYVYDEGTLRGQLEALRRLSSVDRIFYALKANDHPDVLRVFYEAGLGFECVSAGELEHVRALFPDLAPERLLFTPNFAPADEYRRGFELGAFVTLDNLHPLETWPELFRDRAVLVRFDPGRGDGHHRYVRTAGAQSKFGIAPAQAKRLRELADRLGLRIIGLHAHVGSGILLPETWAETALFLAELAETYFPDVRYLDVGGGLGVPERTGAPGLDLEAVEAHLRRFKAAHPRFELWLEPGRFLVAEAGVLLARVTQVKEKGSMRYVGVETGMNSLIRPALYGAYHEIVNLTRLDAPATQTVDVVGPICETGDVLGHGRRLPDTREGDVLLIAQAGAYGAVMSSHYNRRPPAREVFLPAGASVGVSPTTENAASV
- the dapB gene encoding 4-hydroxy-tetrahydrodipicolinate reductase — protein: MKLALVGTGNMGQAIERLALQQGDEIVARFNEEHPLPVNGDVSVLNGADVVMDFTLPHVVRAHIDAYCRWRVPAVIGTTGWYDQLDEVRQQVEASGATLLYAPNFSLGVALLKHVLQQLLPLLERLPDYDVYIHEVHHTRKADSPSGTALMLARLIVDGLSRKTRIETETQHGRIAPEALHVTSTRAGQVFGRHTIGICGPFDELTLEHNAYSRDGFAAGALQAARWLVGRRGFFSLDDMLSEWLHATTNRS